AAATTCTCGTATTTCAATAATTACCCTCTTCTTCAGCAAGCCATTATTGGTGGCTGAATTTTCGTTTTCCCTCTTTTCACTGCCCCCCCCTCTAGAACCACTAACCGGCAACTGCCTGCGCTAGATCATCGTTATAATTCCATTAGAATGGTAGCGTTCCGCTGTTTACCTTTACCCGTATTCGTTTCCACCAATAACGCCAACAAAGGGCAAGTAAAGGCATGAAAAAACGAATTGCACTTACCCTGTTAATCACCACTATATGGCCATTACCCGTGTGTTAACCCCACAAAGCGTGAAAGAATTAGTTGAAACTCTTCCTCGCCAATATCGATGAGTTCCAGCACACGCCCATAGAGCATAAGGGTTGGCACATTACGCCCGCCCATTTCTTCCTGCGTTTTTTTCAAACAGTAAAGAATGGCCCGCTCTTTTCTATTTAAGCCGTCGCGCACATCGGCAATAGTATCTATACCCTTCAACATTTTGCTGCATTGCCTCACTATTTTTTACGCACAGATTGAATAAAAACCCCTCTGCATAAATTAATACCCAAAATACCTCATGCTACTTACCTCTAGCGCAAGCATACGAAATAATATTGGCCCCGCTCGAAACACACTCTTTGCACCAAGGGTGTAAACCACCACAAACACTAGCCTACAGGCGTCGCACACAGGTTTAAGTACAAGCCGACTAAACGTATTTCGCACACTCATACGCGAACGCGGCATACTATACATTTACAAACTAAAACCACGCACGACCAACCAAAAAACGCCCATAGCGGACACAAAAACAGACGCCGTCGGCAGGCCATAGGTTTCAAAAACCTTTAATTTTCTTGATTGCCACAACAGCGGCAGGCAAAGAGCAACAATAGCAATTTGCCCCGCTTCCACGCCCAAGTTAAAAGCAAATAATGGAATAACGATAGGTGCCCCGTCACTGCCTAAGCCAATATCGCGCAACACACTGGCGAAACCAAAACCGTGTATTAGCCCGAAGCTACTGGTGAGCACCCACCTAAATTTCGGTTTGTGGCGGGTTACCAGGTTTTCCACACCCACATACACAATAGTCAGTGCAATAACGATTTCGACCACGCGAGCAGGCAGGCTAATAATATCTAAGCTGGCGAGCGAAAGCGTAACCGAGTGTGCCAGTGTAAAGCAGGTAACAATCGTAATCGTTGAACGCCAATCGCGGCATACAATTAAGAGCGCGAAGAGAAATAGCAGGTGGTCGAAACCTGTGACGATATGCACCAACCCCTGAACCAAAAAGCTAGTGAACACACCCTCAGAGTTAGCCACTTTTGCCGCTGTACTGGCCACCTGTACCTCGTCGAAAAGGTGGCTCTGCGATTGAATAAATAGGCCCAGCTGTACGCCGTTGGTATCCAGAATCGTTAAGGTTGCGGTAAATTCCGGGTTAGTACGCGTAATAAATTCACTCAGTATGGCCAGAGTGCCCACCTCTACACCGGTGTAATGCAGGGAAAAAACAACCGCATCGTCGTTATCCTTAATCACCACCGCAATGTCGGTTGGCTCCAACTTGCGGTTGTTGCTGGTCACAACAAAAAACGATTTCGCCTGATGTATAAGGTGCGCTTCAATATTGAAAAGGTTAGCTTCACTCACTTGATTGTCGCGGTCGGAAATGCCCTGGGTAAAGCCTTCCACCGTAACCGATGCAAATTTTAACTCCACTTCCAGTTGCCCGCCTTGCTGTAATTGTGCGCGAACATCACTGGCAAAAGCGTCGTGGGCCTGCGCAAAGGCGCTAAATAGCCCTACAAACGCCGGAAGAAGGAGCAACATCACGTGGTAGCGATAATAGGCAATAGTAGGCATAGGGTGATTTCGAGTTATTTTTATACGTGAATGACAAACAACAATGCTGTGTCGCAATATTCAGCTTTTGGCGCTAGGATTCAAGCCTAAACATCGCCAAAATGGACGCCTAGTGCAAGGAAATGCTGATAAAACCCAACCACGACTAAAATCAAAAGTAAAATCAAAGACATCCACCCCGCCATCTAATACACTTGTATACATGTTTAAGTGGTCACCCGCCCAGGAACGGAGCATTAAAGTTTGTGAAAATTAAAGAAGCCAAGGTTATTGTCTGCAGCCCCGGCCGCAATTTTGTCACCCTTAAAATCGTCACCAATGAAGGGGTTTACGGGGTGGGTGATGCCACCCTAAACGGCCGAGAGAAAGCCGTTGTTTCTTACCTCGAAGATTACCTTTGCCCCGCCTTGATAGGCCGCGACCCGCAACGTATAGAAGATATTTGGCAATTTTTCTACCGTGGCGCCTACTGGCGACGTGGCCCAGTGGGCATGACCGCCATTGCCGCCATCGACACCGCCCTGTGGGACATAAAAGCCAAACTGGCCAACATGCCCCTGTACCAATTACTGGGTGGCCGCAGCCGCGACCGCATAATGGTGTACAGCCATGCCAATGGGGCCACCCTAGAAGATACGCTGGAAGAGGTAGCCCGGCATGTAGAAATGGGCTACAAGGCCGTGCGTGTGCAATGTGGTATTCCCGGCATTGGCAGCACCTACGGTGTCGCTAAAGGCGGTAAAACCTACGAACCCGCCGATGCCGACCTGCCCACAGAGGCCTGTTGGTCTACCGAAAAATACCTGAATTATGTGCCGCAATTATTCGAAGAAATGCGCAAACAGTTTGGCGACGACCTGCACATTCTGCACGATGTTCACCATCGGTTAACGCCCATAGAAGCCGCTCGCCTCGGTAAAGCGGTAGAGCCCTACCACCTGTTTTGGCTCGAAGACTGCGTACCCGCCGAAAACCAAGAAGCCTGGAAACTCATTCGCCAGCACACCACCACGCCACTGGCGGTGGGTGAAGTGTTTAACAGCATTCACGATTGCCGCGAGCTTATTCAGCATCAATTAATCGACTACATTCGCTCTACCATCGTGCATGCCGGCGGCATAACACAGTTACGCCGTATAGCCGACTTGGCCGCGCTCTACCATGTGCGCACCGGCTTTCACGGAGCCACAGACCTCTCCCCCATCTGCATGGGTGCAGCCCTACACTTTGACTTTTGGGTGCCCAACTTTGGCATTCAGGAACATATGGCTCACAGTGAGCAAATGCTGGAGGTTTTTCCCCATGCATTTGAATTTGAAAAGGGCTACTTCACACCGGGTGAAACACCGGGGCATGGCGTAGATATCGATGAAAAACTCGCCGCAAAGTACCCCTACAAACGCGCATGCTTACCCGTAAATCGACTGGAAGACGGCACCCTTTGGAATTGGTAACGCTGGGCGTGTAGTGAGCTGTTCACATGGATCACCCTAGCCCAATAACCGCTGAAAAATAGCGCATTAGCAGCCTGCTACTTAAGCAGGCTTTTTTGTGTTTGTAACTTAAGCTGGAATTATTTTTAAATCCCGCTGCGTGAACTGCTGGGCTGCACGGGTTAGCGAGGGAAGGTGTCGCGCCAATAGAGGTTGGCTGGTGCCAAGGCTGTGTTTGAGCGCTGACAATACCGTAGGGACTAAACAATAATTGAGCTGGCGCAATTATTTACTTTATCTAGCCTCTAAGCTGAATAGGGTGAAGGCGGCTATTTGTGGAGGCCTAATTGCCACGTAATTATATTGTGGCAATACAGTACCGACTGTTTGATTCAGAGTTGAGCGCCATCGGTGTATAGGGTTATGAGGGGCTGATAGTGGATGAACGCATTCCAGAATTTCAGCGATTGCGCATTGCCGCTATACGGGGATAATGCGAGTGTTCGGCGACAATTGGGGTACAAGCAACAACGGTGGTAGATACAAGCAACAACGGTGGTAATTACCTTTTTCGGATGGAAAACGGATGCTCCAAGAAGAACGCATTGTCTCGGTTAATGATTGTTATTCGGAGAGGGTTGGCTGAAGAGGTTGGTTTGATTGGGTTAAGGTGTCTAGATGTAGCCATCTAGTGTCTATATCTGTACTTTTATGCCTATATATGGACATTATGTCTAGATATAGGAAGTGTTATATACAAATGTTAGGAGTCCATGTTCACGCGAGAAAAATCATGAAAGAAATTCAAGAAAGGTTAAAAACATTAATTCAGTCAGCGATCATTGAGATTATCGAAAATAATTCCGAAAAAATTGTTTCGTATAAGAAAAAATCACCTACCGAAGTATTTATAAGCGTCTCCGGGCTGGCGGTAGATGTTTTCCCTGGCCAGCATGGCGGTATTAGTATTTCACTTATCCCAGCAGGTGTAAGCGAAACTGAAGTAGCTGAATGCGCTGATTTAGATTTATATTTTGATGGTAGTAAAAGTCTACCGGCATGTAAATCGCTCTCAACCTACGTAAGTAGCCTAGTTGAAGGTGATTTGTCTTGT
The Teredinibacter franksiae DNA segment above includes these coding regions:
- the manD gene encoding D-mannonate dehydratase ManD — its product is MKIKEAKVIVCSPGRNFVTLKIVTNEGVYGVGDATLNGREKAVVSYLEDYLCPALIGRDPQRIEDIWQFFYRGAYWRRGPVGMTAIAAIDTALWDIKAKLANMPLYQLLGGRSRDRIMVYSHANGATLEDTLEEVARHVEMGYKAVRVQCGIPGIGSTYGVAKGGKTYEPADADLPTEACWSTEKYLNYVPQLFEEMRKQFGDDLHILHDVHHRLTPIEAARLGKAVEPYHLFWLEDCVPAENQEAWKLIRQHTTTPLAVGEVFNSIHDCRELIQHQLIDYIRSTIVHAGGITQLRRIADLAALYHVRTGFHGATDLSPICMGAALHFDFWVPNFGIQEHMAHSEQMLEVFPHAFEFEKGYFTPGETPGHGVDIDEKLAAKYPYKRACLPVNRLEDGTLWNW
- a CDS encoding HupE/UreJ family protein, whose product is MPTIAYYRYHVMLLLLPAFVGLFSAFAQAHDAFASDVRAQLQQGGQLEVELKFASVTVEGFTQGISDRDNQVSEANLFNIEAHLIHQAKSFFVVTSNNRKLEPTDIAVVIKDNDDAVVFSLHYTGVEVGTLAILSEFITRTNPEFTATLTILDTNGVQLGLFIQSQSHLFDEVQVASTAAKVANSEGVFTSFLVQGLVHIVTGFDHLLFLFALLIVCRDWRSTITIVTCFTLAHSVTLSLASLDIISLPARVVEIVIALTIVYVGVENLVTRHKPKFRWVLTSSFGLIHGFGFASVLRDIGLGSDGAPIVIPLFAFNLGVEAGQIAIVALCLPLLWQSRKLKVFETYGLPTASVFVSAMGVFWLVVRGFSL